The nucleotide sequence GTACCTTTGTGGCTTGTGGGTAAACTTCGATTAATTCATATCGCTGAGGCAAGGTTTTCCGGATTGCGATAGCTCGGAATGTGAGTTGAGCAAGCATAGATGTCGCAAACGCAGGTATTCCAAGTGAAGTAATGTCGCGATCACACTTACGACTTGCGTAAGTTCCATATTTGCCACAGGGCAAAGTGATTGGTGCATCAACAGCCACGATTGACGGCCGATGATAATCGATGTAATTTCTTATGGCGATATCTGGCTTCACTTGGTTGACAAACACCAATTCGCGATTCGAATTGATTGCGGCCACACCTGTGATTTCATCAACTTTTGCTGATAAATCGACTCCAAAAAAAGTCTTTGTACGAATAGTAGGCATGATTTTACTAATGTACTACGGGGATCATTTTGATAACATGTTTAAATATAACCATTCCGATTCATTGAAAACAAAATTGACTTGTCTTATAAAAAGTTTTTTTAAATAATTTAAATTATTCAAAAAGAATTAACCCAAAATAAGAAAGTAAAAAAAAGGCGGAAGTTAACTTCCGCCTTAAGGTACCCCGTGAGTAAAATATTATCGTTGGTTAAGTTTAAATCGGATTGGGACAGTCATCCAAACCTTGACCGCCTTGCCATTTTGGATAGCAGGTGTATAAGTTGCTTTCATCACATTATCAATTGCCGCTTGATCGAAAATATCCGTACCGGGATTTTTCATAATCTGCGCTTTCTTTGGCCTTCCATCCTTTTCAATGAGAACACGAACAACTACAAGACCTTCCATACCTGCGCGTTTTGCAACTTCCGGATAAGCAATAGCGGGCCGATCGACAAACTCAGGTTCTTTTTCTACTGCAACAAAATCTTCCGGATCGGCGTCGTCAAGTTGAACCGGCTCTTGTACCGGAACATAAGCCACCACATTTGGATCGCTTAGTCCTGTTGTATCGCCTTCACCAAAAGCATTTTTTTCAATCGCCTTTTTCACCACTTCCTGAGTCGCTAAGGTTTTCTGACGAGGCGCTTCCTCATCTTTGACCTTTTTAATTTGACCGACATCAGGTGCAGCTGGAGGCTTAATCATAGGCTTCGGTGGTGGTGGCGGCTGATCTTGATTCATAGGAGGGGGTGGTGCAAGTTCATTTACACTTGTAATTACACGCTGCCTCACTTGCATTGCATCTTCATCGCCCTCTGCCAAAAGATCTTTCACAAAATGATAGGCATAAAAAGTGATGAAACTTGCAACGATTGCGCTAATAGTAAAAAATAGAGCACGACCCATATACGTATGGATCTCGTGACGAATGACAAGCCCACCGTAGCTAAGACGTCGAAATTTTTCCGTCTCTAAGTAATCTGGTTTCACAAACCAGTGCTTCATGTCTGCGGGGGCAACCGGCTTCGATGCAATCTCTTGCTGCATCATTTCGGGAGTGTTTTCCATTATTTTTTTCCTCCTTTTGTTGGTGGTTCTGGTGTTAACGGGGTACCTGATTCAAAAGCAGTTACTAAAGCTCGATCTTCATCCAGCATTGGAGCAATACTGAATCGATTCATTTTCATAAGGTTTAACTCATCAATAACATCAACGATATTTTTATACTTGGCTTTCTTATCTAATTTCAAAACCAGAGCTAAAACATCTTGACCTACTTCTTGTTTTACTTCGGCAATTTGACCTTCGACGGTTGCCTTAAAATTTTTGGAGATTCCGGGCTTTCCACCGGTGGTATCATAAAGAGAAAAAAATTGAATTGGATTTTCTCCTCGTTGCCAATAAACTTTATTGCCTTCCATAATTTTTAAAGTCAACACGTTTGATTGCGCAACCACGACATCAAATTCCTTTGCAGGGAGATTGATTTCCATTGTTTGCGGTTTCGAAAATGTTGTTGTGAGCATAAAGAAGGTCAAAAGCAAAAAGGCAACATCCACCATCGGTGTCATATCCAAAGAGAATCCGCCTCTTCGCTTTTTGCGCTTCTTGCCTTTTTTCTTCCCTCCGCCTCCTTGCGGTGAGCCTACAGCACCCATAGTTTATAAATTAGTAGTTAATATTATTGTTTTTGAACCGCTTGCATATCCGCTTCCAATCCTGTGATAAGATTGAATGTGGGCATTCCGGTTTTCTTAAAAGTATTCATCACTAGCTCAATGACTTCGAAATCCGCATCGATATCTCCACGAATTACCGGTCGAATTACGGGATTCGCTAAGCGTGCGGCGATAATCATTCTTTCAAGATTATTGGTATAAACCATAAAACCATCAGCAAGCCTAAATTTATTTGCAGAATCTGCAATTACCGCTTCACTTAGCCCCGCATTTTCCATTAGCTTTCGAATCTCACGATCAAAAATGCGTTCTCTTGTCGGTTGTGCATCAACCCCCATAAAGAGTTCGTTATTCTTTCCAATCGTGATTGTAAGAATGTCTTTATCGGGCAGTTTAATTGCAGAATGAGATGACGGTATTGTCGTTTGAACCATTTCCGGTGGTTTGAACTGCGTTGTTAACATAAAGAAGGTGAGCAGCAAAAAGGCTGCATCAACCATCGGCGTCATGTCCAACGAAAATCCGACTCTTTTCTTTTTTATTTTAGCCATTTATTTCTCCAATCGTTCACTTAAGGTTTAACCCAAGTGTAGGGTTTACTTAAGAAGCTTGTTCGTCTTTAACCGAAAGCGTTTGAACAACATAATATGCGGATTCGTCAATTTGATATGTGAATCCGTCAATTTTAGTCGTAAAGAAGTTATAAGCCATAATTGCTAAAATAGCTGCTAAGATTCCACCGGCTGTATTAAACAATGCCTCCGAAATTCCGCGTGAAAGACCAACGGCGTCTGGCGCACCACCAGTTGCAAGTGCGCTAAAAGCACGAATCATTCCGATAACCGTACCAAGCAACCCTACCATTGTTGAAATCGATGCAATTGTTGAAATAGCGACAAGATTTTGCTCCAAAATGGGCATTTCCATTGAAGTGGCTTCTTCGATAGCTTTTTGAAGCTCAGCTCTCTTCTTATCGGGGTCAGTGACTTTTCGTGCACTTAAGGTTTTGTATTTATCCAAACCGGCACGGATAACAGCAGCTAAAGAACTTTGATGAGCATCGCAACGCTCAATCGCGGCATCAATTCGGCCCGCTTCAATTTCTTCTTCAAGTTCCTTAACAAAAGCAGTCATCAACCCTTTACCTTCAGCTTTCTTCAAAGCAATATTTCTTTCAATCACATAGGCGACAACCATTATGAGTAATGAAATCAAAACAGCGACTAGCGGTCCGCCATCGTACATATCATGCCAAATGGTACCTTTTGGCTGGTTGCCCATATAAAAGAAATAAAATAAAAACGAGAATGTGAGTGCTGAGACAAGCAACACAATATTGAAAGTGCTCTGCTTCATAACTTGCGGTATTGAATGATAGATTTGAATAAAATGAAACTGCAATTAACTTTTTTCAGAAACAACATGCGAAGGGTTTCGATTAAGTACCAATCACTGCGACAAAAGGAAAGGAATTGAACCATATCCAGATTGATGCATTGCTGTTTGCTGATGTGTCAAGTATAAGAAAAAAAAAGTGAAAGCAAAATGTTTTTACTGCCCCAACCTATGTTTTAATGGTATTTTGACAAAACTTTGACAACTCTATGATTCAATGGGCGTACACAGACGCTCTTTCGTTACAAAAATTCAATCTTAAATTATGAAAAAGTTAAATCCTCATTTAGCGATAAAAATAAAGCTGTCCGCGGTTTTCTTATTCACATTTACTTTTTTGGCTAACGCTCAAGAGGGTAAGCGAGAAAGCTTAAGTCTTACTATTTATAACGATAACTTAGCATTAGTACGGGAATCAAGAAAAGTACAGCTCCCTTCCGGTAATACCTCCTATTCACTGACAGATATTCCGGAGCGAATTGATCCAACATCGGTTCGAGTAAAGTTTAATGGATCGGTTTTTGAACAGAACTATCAATACGACCTTGTCAGTGCAGATAAAATTCTTCAGCGATACATTGATAAACCGGTAACACTCAAAAATTCTAAGGGTGACTTTATCTCGGGTTTACTTCTTTCCTCAAATGCAATGAATGCTGTGATACAAACAGAAAACAATGGGAAGAAAGGAATTACGATGATCCAAAATCTTCAAGATTATCAAGTTGTTGTTACTGAGCTTCCTTCGGGGTTTGTTACAAAACCAACACTTCAATGGCTTTTGAATTCTCAAAAAGCGGGTGAACAAACACTCGATGTTTCTTATCAAACAAGAGGGATGAGCTGGCATGCAGAATATGTCGCAACACTCAATAAAGATGAAACGATGCTTGATCTCGCGGCGTGGGTGAGCATCGAAAACAATTCAGGAACAACTTACCCCAATGCAAAAATCAAATTGATTGCCGGGGATATTAATCGTATCAAATCGAACGAAGACATAGGTTTTGGTGGAGCTCCTCCAACAGCCGTTATGGGGTATCAAAGAAAGGCAGAGCCTCAATTCAAGGAAGAGTCGTTTTTTGAATATCACATTTATGAACTTCAACGCCCTTCCTCGCTTCAAAATAACGAAACTAAACAAATCTCTCTTTTTGATGTTTCTCCTTTTCCTTTTGAAAAAAAGTACCTTTTTTCAAGCGGAAGAAATGATGAGAAGATTAAAGTTGTGGTTGAATTTCAAAATGCCAAAAAATTTAACTTAGGAATCCCTTTTCCGAAAGGTAAAGTTCGAGTGAATAAAGCAAGAGATAACGGTGTCGAGTTTATTGGGGAAGACCAGATTGATCATACCCCAACGGATGAGCGAATAAAATTAAACATTGGAAATGCGTTTGATTTGGTTGGACAGGAAGAAATGAAGGAATCGGAACAGGTTTCGAATCGGGTTACAGAGCAAACATACAAGGTGACGCTGAAGAACCGAAAGCCCAATGAGGATGTGGTAATCGAAGTGGAAAAGAATTTTTATGGGAACTGGAAGATTCTTTCATCAACTCTTGAGTATGAAAAGATTAATGCCACCACCATTCGTTTTAAGCCAAAGGTCTCAAGGGGAAAGGAACTCTCCTTTGAGTATAAAGTGAGATTAGGATATTGAAATTAAACTATGACTGAAGTGATTTATGATTGAAGTCATTCGATATGCCCATCAGCGGCTTTCTTGGATTGATCAAAGATTTTTGCCGCTTAAGGAAATGTGGGTTGAAACCAACGATTACCGAAGGGTAATAGATGCCATAAAAACACTCGCGATACGCGGCGCGCCCTTGATTGGTGTCGCGGCTGCATACACGGCTGCATTAGGGGCTTATTCCTTTAAGGGTCGAAAAAAGGAATTCGGGAGATATTTCTATAAAATGATTCAAGAATTAGAGAGCTCACGCCCAACGGCAGTAAATCTTTTTTATGCTTCAAACCTGATTCGAAAAGCATACGAAGAGCTTTCGGAAACGCATTCGGTGCTTGAAGTGGCGCAAGCCTTTGAGTCAATTGCAGAAGGGCTGCATCGTAAAGAAATTGAAAATTGCGATCGGATGTCCGATTGCGGAGCTGAATATCTTGAACGGCGATTTCGTGAAAAGGGGAAAAGGAAACTTTCAATTCTCACTCACTGTAACACCGGAGCTTTGGCAACAGGAGGAAATGGAACGGCTTTAGGTGTCATTAAAGAAGCCTATTTAAGAGGAATCGTTGATAAGGTTTACACTACTGAAACCCGCCCTTTAGGTCAAGGGTTGCGGCTCACAGCTTGGGAGCTTTTGAAAGAAAAAATCCCTTTTTATTCAATCTCCGATTCTTCAGCTGCCTTTCTTATGCAAAAGGGACTTATTGACTGTGCGATTACTGGAGCAGATCGAATTGCAAAGAATGGGGACACGGCCAATAAAATTGGAACATACTCTCATGCTCTTTGTGCGGTTCATCATCAAATTCCATTTTTTATCGCAGCACCAATCTCAACTTTTGATTTCACGATTTCAGATGGAAGCGAAATCGTCATTGAAGAGCGTGATGGTGAGGAACTTCGGCGATTTAAGCACACGCGACTTGCATTAGAACGAACACCCGTTTTGAATTATGCATTTGATGTAACCCCTGTCCGTTTTATAGAGGCATTTTTTACTGAAGAGGGAGTTATTTTACCCAAAAATCTAAACGAACTTTCTATTAGGTATGATCAATCGAATTCTTTCGAAAAATATGCACCAGTTTAAGTGAGACCTATTTGTAAATTTGAAATTCATTTCACCATTCATTTTTTCATTAAGAAATGATTTCTCAAGGACGATACATTTACGCCATTGTCGAGCTCTGGAAAAAAAATTCAAATGAACGACCCAAATCTTATGGAAACATCGGAATTGGAGATTCACACCCAGAGGTTTATCTGATTGAAAATGGTAAGATTGGCGCATTTGTGAGCGACTCTCCTGTCGTAACCTATCAACTTTCGCGTGAAAACATGCTGACTCACGAGCGCATTATCGAGAAAATCATGAATGATTATACGATACTCCCAATGCAATTTTCAACCGTTTCAGAGAATGATGCAATGATTCACGCTTTGATAGAAAAGGAACGCGAAGTTTTTTCAACAGAATTGGAAAAACTTCTTGGAAAACGTGAAATGGGGCTCAAGGCCATTTTTCATGAAAAAATTTATGATGACATTGCTTCAACCGACAATGCCGTCATCAAACTAAAGGCTGAGGCGCAAAGATATGGCGCATCGCAGGCTTTATTGATTGAAGTTGGAAAGGCCGTTGAAAGTGCTTTAATCAATGAAAAAAACCGTTGTAAAGAAGATATTTTAGCGACTCTTTCACCCCTTGCAATAGAAACGGTTGAAGGAAAATTAATTGGCGAACGGATGCTCCTTAATGCTGCATTTCTTATTGATGATTTGAAAGAATCGGATTTTGATGACGCGGTAAACCTAGTTGGGAATCGCTATTCTGAAAGAATGAAATTTAAATATGTAGGAAATGCTCCTGCCTATAATTTTGTGAGGCTTACGATAAAATTAAACTCGAATTGAGCGATGTTTATTATTGATGATATACTTCTTTCACCAATTTATGCCGTTGTGGCAATTGCCGAAACCATTGACGATCAAATTAAAAAAGAGCGTGCGGATGTTGCAAAAATTCAAGCAAAGTTAATGGAGATTCAATTTAAGTTTGAGATGGATGAACTTGAGGAATCAGATTTTTTACGCCAAGAACAGGAATTGCTTCGTCAGCTTGAAGAGGCAAGAATTCAAAGCCAACAATAATTTTTGTACCGATGCCTCACTTAATATACTTGTATGCCCTTTCCGATTTCCCAGAACAAATCAATCAAGCCCCAGTCTTTAAGGCCTATCCACATTTATACATGTATTCAACCACAGTTCCCGAAGATGAATTTGGTGAAGAGGCATTAAAGAAGAATTTAACCGATACAGTTTGGGTTGAACGCGTCATTCGAGATCATGAGCGGGTTGTCTCTTCAGCACTTGAACGCGGCACAGTCATTCCGTTTCGATTTCCAACCCTATTTGCTACCGAACAAAATTATCTTTCGTTTCTTCTAAAGAATGAGAAGAATCTTCGCTTTCTTCACGATCGATTAAAGGGGTGTACCGAGTGGGGCTTAAAAGTATATGCCAATACCCAAGCCATCGAAAATGCAATTTTGAAAGATTCACGAATGATTGAAATTTCGGAGGAAATTTCTCGTTCAAATTCAGGAAAAGCATTTCTACTCACCAAGAAAAAAATGGATTTGCAAAAGGACATCTTAAAGGAAAAAATTAATCAAGCCTTAGGCGATATGCTGGGAGAGCTCCGAATTTCTTCAAGAGATTTCAAAGCAAATGGCGTTCATCCTAAAGAAGCGACCGGAAGAGAAGACGAAATGGTGATGAACCTTGCCTTTCTAATTCATAAAGATCAACGTCAAGAGTATGTTTCAAAAGTGTTCCACTGGAAAGAAAAACTTGAGATGAACGGTATTCACTTAGAACCAAGCGGACCTTGGGCACCATATAACTTTTGCGATATCCAACAGTAATTTTATGTTAAAAGAAAAACCCGAAAACAATGCAAAGCTCATCGATTTACTTGATCGTGTATTGGATAAAGGCGTTGTGATTTCCGGTGATATTGTTGTTTCTGTGGCAGGCGTAGATTTGTTGTATTTGGATATTCGAATTTTAGCCGGCTCTTTAGATACCATCCTTCGACTTCAAAATTCATTTGCACAATCCGCTCTTCCTCCAAAAAATAATTAACTATTCGTTATGACATCATTCAAAGCCGGTGACGGTATTCGATTTGGAAGTTTTGAAGGGACTTTCGGTATGGCTAAAATTCTAAGAATAGATCAAGCGGTCATCGATTTACCCACACCCGAACCGGTTTATCACCTTCTTGTTTACTCACTACGCTCGATTATTCCTCCGAGTGAAGCCCACTTCGCGGAAGGTAAACCATTCATAGGTCACCTTCCCCTCCTTGAAAGCGCATTTCAAAAATCAAACCCGGAAAAAATCGCTGAGACGTTTGTTTCTCAAGATGAATTGGTAGCGTATGAACGATGGGAAGAAGCGTTCTACTCAGGTGAATCCGGAATATTTGATATTCCATTGTTAGAAGCTGTTACAATCATCGTTGAAAGTTTAGGCATCGAAAAAAGGTCATAGGATTCATCTTACTTTTCTTGGACTTCTTGTACCAAATCAGCAGAGAATCTTTATATTGAAAAACACATCTTCGGGGTGCAAAATAATTGCTGAGATTAAACCCGCAGAACTTGACGCAGTTTGTACTGCCGTAAGGAATAGATGACTTACTTTGGGTTCATTTTATTTTGCCTTCGGATGTGAGTTTATTAATCAATCCGAATTGAATCATGCAAAAAGAATCAGCTTCGCCTACCCCGGAAATCAGTACCTCTCCATTTCCTTCTTCTCAAAAAGTTTATGTCGCACAGCCTTCCTTAGATGGAAAGAATACGATACGCGTTGCAATGCGAGAAGTCACACTTTCAACCCCATACCAAATTGGTTCTGAAAAAATTTCTAAGGCTACTCTTTATGATACCAGTGGCCCTTACACCGATCTCAATTATCACGTCGATATTAAAACAGGGTTACCTGCTTTAAGAAAAGAGTGGATTGAATCCCGCGGAGATACAGAGCTGCTCAATCATTTCGGTTCCGAATATTCCAATCAGCGGCAAAGCGATACAAGCATTCCCCAAGAAATTATATTTCCAGCGATTCCACATCCTCGAAAGGCGAAAAGGGGGCACAATGTTTCTCAGCTTCACTACGCAAGAAAAGGTGTCATTACCGCCGAAATGGAATACATCGCCATACGAGAAAATCAACGGCTTAATGAGTGGCAACATTTAAATAAGCAACACATTGGCAATTCTTTTGGTGCCAATACACCCCGAGGCGAAATCACACCCGAATTTGTACGAAGCGAAGTGGCGAGTGGAAGAGCGATTATTCCTGCGAATATCAATCACCCGGAGTTAGAGCCAATGATTATCGGGCGGAATTTTTTGGTTAAAGTCAACGCCAACATCGGCAATAGCGCTGTAACCTCTTCCATTGAAGAAGAAGTTGAAAAAGCAGTTTGGGCCGCACGGTGGGGTGCAGATACCATTATGGATTTAAGCACAGGAAAATTTATTCACGAAACCCGTGACTGGATTTTGAGAAACTCGCCTGTACCGATTGGAACCGTTCCCATTTATCAAGCTTTAGAAAAAGTAGGAGGAAAAGCAGAGGACTTAACTTGGGAGCTTTATCGTGATACTTTAATTGAACAAGCCGAACAAGGTGTGGATTATTTTACCATTCATGCAGGAGTTCTTTTGCGATACATCCCTCTTACGGCAAAGCGACTTACCGGAATTGTTTCGAGAGGCGGTTCCATTCTTGCAAAATGGTGCCTTGCGCATCACAAAGAAAATTTTCTTTACACACACTTCGAAGAGATATGTGAAATCATGAAAGCCTATGATGTGTCTTTTTCATTAGGTGACGGCCTTCGCCCCGGAAGCCTTGCCGATGCAAACGACGCCGCACAATTTGCCGAACTTGATACTTTAGGTGAGCTCACTAAAATTGCGTGGAAACACGATGTTCAAACAATGATTGAAGGCCCCGGACATGTACCAATGCATATGATCAAAGAAAATATGGATAAGCAATTATCAACTTGCGGCGAAGCCCCATTTTATACTCTCGGACCGCTTACCACAGACATTGCGCCGGGTTATGACCATATCACAAGCGGCATTGGGGCTGCAATGATTGGTTGGTTTGGCACTGCAATGCTTTGCTATGTAACGCCAAAAGAACATTTGGGATTACCGAATCGCAAGGATGTCAAAGATGGTGTCATCACCTATAAAATTGCCGCGCATGCCGCCGACTTAGCCAAAGGTCATCCGGGTGCTCAATTCCGAGATAATTTATTAAGCCAAGCTCGGTTTGAATTTCGTTGGCAAGATCAATTTAATCTTTCGCTCGACCCTGAAACGGCAAAAGATTTTCATGATGAAACCTTGCCCGCTGATGGAGCAAAAATCGCTCATTTCTGCTCAATGTGCGGCCCACAATTTTGCTCGATGAAAATCACTCAGGATGTGAGAGACTACGCCGAAAAACTCGGGCTCAATTCAGAAAATGCTATTGAGATTGGAATGATGAAAAAGTCAGAGGAATTCATCGAAAAAGGTAGTGAAATCAATGTGACAATTGAATGATTTTGTTTTGTTTCGATTTACACAATCAAAAAAGCGGCTTCAAGAGCCGCTTTTTTGCTAACCATATTGATAAGTTTTCGAGTATTGTTATGAAAGCGCAACACTTTCTGCTAAAACAAACTGTTTGATTCGTCGCGCAATGCTTTCCGGGTCTAATTCAACTTCTTTATGAAGTTCTGCCGGTGTTCCGTGATCTATGAAACGATCGGGTAAGCCTATAACCAACGCTTTATTGTTGTAGCCTTTTTCGTGGAAATACTCTAATACGGCACTTCCAAAACCACCCTTTACTGTATTTTCTTCAATTGTTACGATTCGGTCAAACCTCGAGGCGATTTCATCAAGAAGATATGTATCCAGAGGTTTTACAAATCGCATATTGGCAATCAAGGGAGAAAGGCCACTTTCTTCTAAAAGTGAAACCGCCTTCATCGCATTATTCCCCATCACACCGATGGTTAGAATGGCGACATCGTTTCCCTCGCGAATCACTTCACCTTTTCCAATTTGTACTTTTTTAAACTCTTTACGCATCGGCATACCAGTTGCGTTTCCACGTGGGTAACGAATCGCAACCGGTCCGAAATCAGAGTCGATTGCAGTAAAGAGCATATCCCGAAGTTCTTGCTCATTCATCGGTGCCATTATCGTCATTGTGGGAATTAATCTTAAATACGATAAATCAAATGCTCCGTGATGAGTCGGACCATCTGCACCGGCCAACCCGCCGCGATCCATTGCGAATACCACGCTGAGATTTTGCAACGCGATGTCATGAATAATTTGATCGTAAGCACGCTGCAAAAAAGTTGAGTAAATAGCAACAACAGGTTTCATTCCCTGAGTTGCAAGACCTGCGCCAAAAGTGACGGCGTGCTGCTCCGCGATTCCAACATCATAAAACTGATCGGGCAAAGCGTTTCCAAGAATCTTAAGCGAAGTTCCTGAAGGCATTGCAGCAGTAATACCAACAACGCGTTTGTTTTCACGAGCAATTTCTGTGATTGCATTTCCAAACACATCTTGATAAAGCGGTGGAGGTGGTGTTGCAGGTGCTTTCGCTAGTGATTTTCCGGTGATTTTATCAAAAGCGGTGCTTTGCGCATGCCACTTTAATTGATCTTCCTCTGCAAGCTTAAATCCTTTTCCCTTAACCGTTACAATGTGCAAAAGTTTTGGATGCGGCAAGTCTCGAAGTTCCTTAAGTACTTTGGCTAGCTTTTTTACATCATGCCCATCGATTGGGCCGAAATAGCGGAAGCCTAAAGCTTCAAAAAAGGCCCCCGGCGTCATTGCCGCTTTTATTCCCTGTTCGATTCCCAGAACAAATTTTTTGGCTTTTTCTCCAAATTCATTGTTACCGATTCGATCTAAAAAGTCGGCGAATTCGTGCCTAATTTTGTTATAGGTTGAATTGGTCGTGATCGCGGTTAAGTGCTCTTTCAACCCGCCAACATTGGGGTCAATGGACATGCAATTATCATTCAAAACAACAAGCACATCTGTTTTAAGATGACCGATATGATTTAATGCTTCAAACGCCATTCCTCCTGTCATTGCGCCATCCCCGATAATCGCAGCAATTTTATAGTCTTCCTTTTTCAAATCACGAGCAATTGCCATTCCCGCTGCGGCTGAAATTGAAGTTGATGCATGACCAACGCCAAAGGTGTCGTATTCGCTTTCACTGCGTTTCGGAAATCCAGCGACGCCTTTGTATTGGCGGTTTGTATAGAAAATATTTTTTCTACCGGTAAGGATTTTATGAACATAGGCTTGATGACCGACATCCCACACAATTTGATCTTTGGGTGTATTGTAAATGTAGTGCAGGGCGACAGAGATATCGGTTGCGCCTAAACTTGCAGCAAAATGCCCTCCATACTTTGAAACAATTTCAATCACGAAGTCTCGACACTCCTGTGCAATTTCAGGAAGTTCATCGATGCTGAATTTTTTTAGATCGTCGGGAGTTCGAATCTGACTAAGATACTTGCCGAATCGGGCGAGTTCTTCGGATTCCTTGATATGACTTGTGCTCATAAGTGACAGAAATTTAAATTGGCTGCAAAGTTCATTTAATGACCGATTTACCACATGTAGCGATCAAACCTTGAAATACTGAAAACCTTGCGATGCCTTGTAAAGTTTTTGATGGCTTTTCTTTTCCGTAAAGAACTTCATAAATATATCAAAAAAGGAAGGGGGTC is from Chloroherpetonaceae bacterium and encodes:
- a CDS encoding gas vesicle protein GvpG, which gives rise to MFIIDDILLSPIYAVVAIAETIDDQIKKERADVAKIQAKLMEIQFKFEMDELEESDFLRQEQELLRQLEEARIQSQQ
- a CDS encoding gas vesicle protein, whose translation is MLKEKPENNAKLIDLLDRVLDKGVVISGDIVVSVAGVDLLYLDIRILAGSLDTILRLQNSFAQSALPPKNN
- a CDS encoding biopolymer transporter ExbD — its product is MAKIKKKRVGFSLDMTPMVDAAFLLLTFFMLTTQFKPPEMVQTTIPSSHSAIKLPDKDILTITIGKNNELFMGVDAQPTRERIFDREIRKLMENAGLSEAVIADSANKFRLADGFMVYTNNLERMIIAARLANPVIRPVIRGDIDADFEVIELVMNTFKKTGMPTFNLITGLEADMQAVQKQ
- a CDS encoding energy transducer TonB encodes the protein MENTPEMMQQEIASKPVAPADMKHWFVKPDYLETEKFRRLSYGGLVIRHEIHTYMGRALFFTISAIVASFITFYAYHFVKDLLAEGDEDAMQVRQRVITSVNELAPPPPMNQDQPPPPPKPMIKPPAAPDVGQIKKVKDEEAPRQKTLATQEVVKKAIEKNAFGEGDTTGLSDPNVVAYVPVQEPVQLDDADPEDFVAVEKEPEFVDRPAIAYPEVAKRAGMEGLVVVRVLIEKDGRPKKAQIMKNPGTDIFDQAAIDNVMKATYTPAIQNGKAVKVWMTVPIRFKLNQR
- a CDS encoding GvpL/GvpF family gas vesicle protein, with the protein product MPHLIYLYALSDFPEQINQAPVFKAYPHLYMYSTTVPEDEFGEEALKKNLTDTVWVERVIRDHERVVSSALERGTVIPFRFPTLFATEQNYLSFLLKNEKNLRFLHDRLKGCTEWGLKVYANTQAIENAILKDSRMIEISEEISRSNSGKAFLLTKKKMDLQKDILKEKINQALGDMLGELRISSRDFKANGVHPKEATGREDEMVMNLAFLIHKDQRQEYVSKVFHWKEKLEMNGIHLEPSGPWAPYNFCDIQQ
- a CDS encoding MotA/TolQ/ExbB proton channel family protein, which produces MKQSTFNIVLLVSALTFSFLFYFFYMGNQPKGTIWHDMYDGGPLVAVLISLLIMVVAYVIERNIALKKAEGKGLMTAFVKELEEEIEAGRIDAAIERCDAHQSSLAAVIRAGLDKYKTLSARKVTDPDKKRAELQKAIEEATSMEMPILEQNLVAISTIASISTMVGLLGTVIGMIRAFSALATGGAPDAVGLSRGISEALFNTAGGILAAILAIMAYNFFTTKIDGFTYQIDESAYYVVQTLSVKDEQAS
- a CDS encoding DUF429 domain-containing protein; this encodes MPTIRTKTFFGVDLSAKVDEITGVAAINSNRELVFVNQVKPDIAIRNYIDYHRPSIVAVDAPITLPCGKYGTYASRKCDRDITSLGIPAFATSMLAQLTFRAIAIRKTLPQRYELIEVYPQATKVRLALSVAGKKSSEEVREFTQTRLARIIKNMPRPSNILLTDDELDAILSAYTAFLYQYKLTEGCGDPSEGLIHIPLPDSQKKVAQIAELNGKGE
- a CDS encoding biopolymer transporter ExbD encodes the protein MGAVGSPQGGGGKKKGKKRKKRRGGFSLDMTPMVDVAFLLLTFFMLTTTFSKPQTMEINLPAKEFDVVVAQSNVLTLKIMEGNKVYWQRGENPIQFFSLYDTTGGKPGISKNFKATVEGQIAEVKQEVGQDVLALVLKLDKKAKYKNIVDVIDELNLMKMNRFSIAPMLDEDRALVTAFESGTPLTPEPPTKGGKK
- the mtnA gene encoding S-methyl-5-thioribose-1-phosphate isomerase encodes the protein MIEVIRYAHQRLSWIDQRFLPLKEMWVETNDYRRVIDAIKTLAIRGAPLIGVAAAYTAALGAYSFKGRKKEFGRYFYKMIQELESSRPTAVNLFYASNLIRKAYEELSETHSVLEVAQAFESIAEGLHRKEIENCDRMSDCGAEYLERRFREKGKRKLSILTHCNTGALATGGNGTALGVIKEAYLRGIVDKVYTTETRPLGQGLRLTAWELLKEKIPFYSISDSSAAFLMQKGLIDCAITGADRIAKNGDTANKIGTYSHALCAVHHQIPFFIAAPISTFDFTISDGSEIVIEERDGEELRRFKHTRLALERTPVLNYAFDVTPVRFIEAFFTEEGVILPKNLNELSIRYDQSNSFEKYAPV
- a CDS encoding GvpL/GvpF family gas vesicle protein, coding for MISQGRYIYAIVELWKKNSNERPKSYGNIGIGDSHPEVYLIENGKIGAFVSDSPVVTYQLSRENMLTHERIIEKIMNDYTILPMQFSTVSENDAMIHALIEKEREVFSTELEKLLGKREMGLKAIFHEKIYDDIASTDNAVIKLKAEAQRYGASQALLIEVGKAVESALINEKNRCKEDILATLSPLAIETVEGKLIGERMLLNAAFLIDDLKESDFDDAVNLVGNRYSERMKFKYVGNAPAYNFVRLTIKLNSN